In Bombus pyrosoma isolate SC7728 linkage group LG2, ASM1482585v1, whole genome shotgun sequence, a genomic segment contains:
- the LOC122577674 gene encoding mitochondrial amidoxime-reducing component 1 gives MILDRTRLTYVSAAVVGAGTVVVFFWWWWTKRQKDRPPSEWRKVGELSDLFVYPVKSLGLVRVNSMECTKLGLKSGWLRDRTLMVIDLNGHFVTARQWPKMVQVIPSISGSILTLSAPGMMSTSIDLSQLQGKGFRVAVWGQPVSACDCGEESARWLSRFLLQEDTGFRLVYYPLDYPTREIRTRGKIFSVTSDDTGAYPDATSYCLINESSVTDLNSRLEDPVTPDRFRPNFVVKGANPYEEDTWGWIKIGDNIFKSVMPCTRCILTTVDSETGTKHPKAEPLKTLKSYRQIMDPNVRPLVGESPVMGIHLGLRSPNGTIRIGDPVYVSVPKEQPILISPP, from the exons ACAGGACACGGCTGACATACGTATCCGCAGCCGTTGTTGGCGCCGGCACGGTAGTCGTCTTCTTTTGGTGGTGGTGGACAAAAAGGCAAAAGGATAGACCACCCTCAGAATGGCGAAAGGTTGGCGAATTGAGCGACCTGTTCGTGTATCCGGTTAAGTCGCTCGGCCTTGTTCGAGTGAACTCAATGGAGTGCACGAAATTGGGCCTGAAATCTGGCTGGCTTAGGGACCGAACTTTGATGGTCATCGACTTGAATGGACACTTCGTTACTGCCAGACAGTGGCCAAAGATGGTTCAG GTGATACCTAGCATCTCTGGATCGATTCTCACATTGTCCGCTCCGGGAATGATGTCTACGTCTATCGATTTGTCGCAACTCCAAGGCAAAGGATTTCGCGTCGCGGTCTGGGGTCAACCTGTATCTGCCTGCGATTGTGGCGAAGAATCTGCCAGATGGTTATCTCGCTTTCTTCTTCAAGAGGACACTGGGTTCAGATTGGTTTACTATCCTTTAGATTATCCAACAAGAGAGATCAGGACGAGAGGCAAGATTTTTTCAGTAACAAGTGACGATACT gGTGCCTATCCAGATGCCACTAGCTATTGTTTAATAAACGAAAGTTCAGTGACTGACTTGAATAGTCGACTAGAAGATCCAGTCACGCCAGATCGGTTTCGGCCAAATTTCGTGGTTAAGGGCGCCAACCCTTACGAGGAGGACACTTGGGGTTGGATAAAGATAGGTGATAACATTTTCAAGTCTGTTATGCCTTGTACGAGATGTATCCTAACTACCGTCGATTCCGAAACTGGTACAAAACATCCGAAGGCTGAGCCTTTGAAGACTCTGAAGAG TTACAGACAAATAATGGATCCAAATGTTCGCCCGCTAGTTGGCGAGAGTCCAGTGATGGGAATTCACCTGGGATTGAGAAGTCCCAATGGCACCATCCGAATAGGGGATCCAGTTTACGTCAGCGTGCCTAAGGAGCAACCGATATTGATATCACCTCCCTAG
- the LOC122577675 gene encoding uncharacterized protein LOC122577675 isoform X2 has product MKLVVILATALCVTLVGSNPLSDRDRLQSENINPEAEYKVNEVAAESQNNEVKVQFADEQGSNDAAPPLTPLEEVETEDDENRNKRFLSGLGGSSSSSGNFVFDIIRQAADGAARAAGTVYRVVAGTQSLGLGLSASRDLGPIPQGAAPAAAPAGSSTTAGSSTSAPAASGAGNLPPLVAGSGGDGSAGKAGEEPQEAIPGPVTRFFVIVNRGISNLVQDLILRLAATSERIVNFKARLITSVI; this is encoded by the exons ATGAAACTCGTCGTGATTTTGGCAACAGCACTGTGCGTGACTTTGGTGGGTTCAAATCCACTTTCTGATAGAGATCGTCTGCAATCCGAG AATATAAACCCGGAAGCGGAGTACAAGGTAAACGAAGTAGCAGCCGAGTCGCAAAACAACGAGGTCAAAGTACAATTCGCTGATGAACAGGGCAGCAACGATGCAGCACCACCACTGACGCCTCTCGAAGAGGTAGAGACTGAAGATGACGAGAACAGAAACAAAAGGTTCCTCTCTGGTCTGGGCGGCTCCAGTAGCAGCTCTGGCAACTTCGTCTTTGATATAATCAGG CAAGCGGCCGACGGGGCGGCAAGAGCGGCGGGCACGGTGTACCGCGTGGTGGCAGGTACGCAGAGCCTAGGGCTCGGTTTAAGCGCCTCTCGGGACTTGGGCCCGATTCCCCAAGGTGCCGCCCCTGCTGCCGCTCCAGCTGGTTCCTCGACCACGGCGGGATCCTCGACCAGCGCACCGGCCGCGTCAGGAGCCGGCAACCTACCACCG CTGGTAGCTGGAAGCGGAGGCGACGGTTCGGCTGGAAAGGCCGGAGAGGAGCCTCAGGAAGCAATTCCAGGACCCGTTACCAGGTTCTTCGTCATAGTGAACAGAGGAATTTCGAACCTCGTGCAGGATCTCATTCTT CGCCTGGCAGCGACGAGCGAACGCATCGTCAACTTCAAGGCGAGACTGATCACTTCCGTCATCTAA
- the LOC122577675 gene encoding uncharacterized protein LOC122577675 isoform X1 → MKLVVILATALCVTLVGSNPLSDRDRLQSEALNRLVMAEADNEAALRNKRTIGILRELFPDASQNINPEAEYKVNEVAAESQNNEVKVQFADEQGSNDAAPPLTPLEEVETEDDENRNKRFLSGLGGSSSSSGNFVFDIIRQAADGAARAAGTVYRVVAGTQSLGLGLSASRDLGPIPQGAAPAAAPAGSSTTAGSSTSAPAASGAGNLPPLVAGSGGDGSAGKAGEEPQEAIPGPVTRFFVIVNRGISNLVQDLILRLAATSERIVNFKARLITSVI, encoded by the exons ATGAAACTCGTCGTGATTTTGGCAACAGCACTGTGCGTGACTTTGGTGGGTTCAAATCCACTTTCTGATAGAGATCGTCTGCAATCCGAG GCACTGAATCGGCTGGTGATGGCCGAAGCCGACAACGAGGCCGCTCTAAGGAACAAACGGACGATCGGTATCCTGCGAGAACTGTTTCCCGATGCCTCTCAG AATATAAACCCGGAAGCGGAGTACAAGGTAAACGAAGTAGCAGCCGAGTCGCAAAACAACGAGGTCAAAGTACAATTCGCTGATGAACAGGGCAGCAACGATGCAGCACCACCACTGACGCCTCTCGAAGAGGTAGAGACTGAAGATGACGAGAACAGAAACAAAAGGTTCCTCTCTGGTCTGGGCGGCTCCAGTAGCAGCTCTGGCAACTTCGTCTTTGATATAATCAGG CAAGCGGCCGACGGGGCGGCAAGAGCGGCGGGCACGGTGTACCGCGTGGTGGCAGGTACGCAGAGCCTAGGGCTCGGTTTAAGCGCCTCTCGGGACTTGGGCCCGATTCCCCAAGGTGCCGCCCCTGCTGCCGCTCCAGCTGGTTCCTCGACCACGGCGGGATCCTCGACCAGCGCACCGGCCGCGTCAGGAGCCGGCAACCTACCACCG CTGGTAGCTGGAAGCGGAGGCGACGGTTCGGCTGGAAAGGCCGGAGAGGAGCCTCAGGAAGCAATTCCAGGACCCGTTACCAGGTTCTTCGTCATAGTGAACAGAGGAATTTCGAACCTCGTGCAGGATCTCATTCTT CGCCTGGCAGCGACGAGCGAACGCATCGTCAACTTCAAGGCGAGACTGATCACTTCCGTCATCTAA
- the LOC122577675 gene encoding uncharacterized protein LOC122577675 isoform X3 produces MKLVVILATALCVTLVGSNPLSDRDRLQSEALNRLVMAEADNEAALRNKRTIGILRELFPDASQNINPEAEYKVNEVAAESQNNEVKVQFADEQGSNDAAPPLTPLEEVETEDDENRNKRFLSGLGGSSSSSGNFVFDIIRLVAGSGGDGSAGKAGEEPQEAIPGPVTRFFVIVNRGISNLVQDLILRLAATSERIVNFKARLITSVI; encoded by the exons ATGAAACTCGTCGTGATTTTGGCAACAGCACTGTGCGTGACTTTGGTGGGTTCAAATCCACTTTCTGATAGAGATCGTCTGCAATCCGAG GCACTGAATCGGCTGGTGATGGCCGAAGCCGACAACGAGGCCGCTCTAAGGAACAAACGGACGATCGGTATCCTGCGAGAACTGTTTCCCGATGCCTCTCAG AATATAAACCCGGAAGCGGAGTACAAGGTAAACGAAGTAGCAGCCGAGTCGCAAAACAACGAGGTCAAAGTACAATTCGCTGATGAACAGGGCAGCAACGATGCAGCACCACCACTGACGCCTCTCGAAGAGGTAGAGACTGAAGATGACGAGAACAGAAACAAAAGGTTCCTCTCTGGTCTGGGCGGCTCCAGTAGCAGCTCTGGCAACTTCGTCTTTGATATAATCAGG CTGGTAGCTGGAAGCGGAGGCGACGGTTCGGCTGGAAAGGCCGGAGAGGAGCCTCAGGAAGCAATTCCAGGACCCGTTACCAGGTTCTTCGTCATAGTGAACAGAGGAATTTCGAACCTCGTGCAGGATCTCATTCTT CGCCTGGCAGCGACGAGCGAACGCATCGTCAACTTCAAGGCGAGACTGATCACTTCCGTCATCTAA
- the LOC122573719 gene encoding LOW QUALITY PROTEIN: uncharacterized protein LOC122573719 (The sequence of the model RefSeq protein was modified relative to this genomic sequence to represent the inferred CDS: substituted 1 base at 1 genomic stop codon) gives MFFLLSRRIPGSYTMLALIAANLVISMAAPLSKRLPEDASNDARNGFSAVPKILEIQLPLKIATKDDLVAWARYVMGLMASRINITLTTVKESPSKPTGNVKAAESNRGFDNSKGFESVRPQSSGKNLALQNFDNIKPVNGIRHYANTKGFENTRYAENFEKTKIPAAVRILENGRHTENIRIVENGRHPGNVRLLENGRQPENVRVLENRRQPENVRGPQRNGNLQLSNDKVYATAQLPSFTINGATTKSLFNNNRQLQPTFNSFAITDTTVPSPLEITANINIPRSKFKEPTIKDAFDTTNLLKSADRQLFVPQFPDFGPAIGIDVRPTDVIRNTNVVSPPARTYLPVTTTSDNIKFPNDPFVTRYFFDGVERNISSNLGIADEITFTTRSPLVFNDEIPLKGVDFLSQQRNISSVQPLFKVPFEAVITFTHEEPVQTTTLKSEGGKYFTIPTRDPLDQFPPYFDTNYTVTNESGQIHVVFDDSIEVNETTNSSKKEERKKQEKKKDGAKKDKSKKQKSEGKRQSSPISQLLKTIVAIRRNNTPSTNLTPPPLNQQTSSTTQKVPVRQRVPQSQRTQLYPTQKPPSALKQKGRRNQTSLAQQVEDDDDDSGSKEDNGSNEDDDNKEDDGGKEGNKSKENSGEDNDGIESDEENDNKNGSKESSNQSESDEDYDDDEEGGPIQTIIDLLMLVAPALEDLSDPDSDADIADLLEVGIPILQDLSEGDGEAEGSDIPALLLPILLQLSQGKNGERDSAAILTPVLQLVAPLIGPIIGPLAVPLSRQISNAPGQGGSSFGDLIKASLGPLLEPVGPGKMTVLSNLIAGVVSSLSKNSGAGGKSDLASLVKAVVAGSIAGTSAGSSGSIGAKDTYGAPTSYGADLSFXTFQPKPSSNSLDLLGSSIKDIFNAILKVVASLVNAITTILGASSNSSNEPVSAPYGPAPPPKYGTPSSTSVPLSETISITTSKPQRLIRL, from the exons ATGTTTTTCCTGTTGTCGAGGAGAATACCAGGGTCCTATACGATGCTGGCGCTTATAGCGGCAAACCTGGTGATTTCGATGGCCGCACCGTTGTCGAAACGTTTGCCAGAAGACGCTTCGAACGACGCGAGAAACGGGTTCTCCGCTGTGCCAAAAATTCTGGAGATTCAGTTACCGCTGAAAATTGCGACCAAGGACGACTTGGTAGCATGGGCCAGGTACGTTATGGGTCTAATGGCGTCTCGAATAAATATCACTCTGACCACTGTGAAAGAGTCGCCGTCGAAACCTACTGGAAATGTCAAAGCTGCAGAGAGCAACAGAGGTTTCGACAACAGCAAAGGTTTCGAAAGCGTAAGACCACAGAGCAGCGGTAAAAATTTGGCGTtgcaaaattttgataatatcaaACCTGTCAATGGTATCCGACATTATGCGAACACAAAGGGCTTCGAAAACACGAGATACGCCGAGAACTttgagaaaacgaaaattccaGCAGCCGTTAGAATTCTGGAGAACGGTAGACACACGGAAAACATAAGAATTGTAGAGAATGGTAGACATCCTGGAAACGTTCGACTTCTGGAAAACGGTAGACAACCTGAGAATGTTAGAGTTTTAGAGAATCGTAGACAACCCGAGAACGTTAGAGGCCCTCAAAGAAATGGGAATCTTCAGTTATCGAACGATAAGGTGTACGCTACCGCACAGTTGCCATCGTTTACGATCAACGGAGCGACTACGAAGAGTTTATTTAACAACAATCGACAACTTCAACCAACGTTTAACAGCTTCGCGATCACCGATACCACTGTTCCAAGTCCACTAGAAATCACagcgaatataaatattcctaGATCAAAATTCAAAGAGCCAACCATCAAAGATGCCTTTGACACGACGAATTTATTGAAATCCGCGGATCGACAGCTGTTTGTCCCTCAATTTCCTGACTTTGGACCAGCTATTGGCATCGACGTGAGACCTACTGATGTCATTCGAAATACAAACGTAGTTTCGCCTCCTGCGAGGACTTATCTACCTGTGACCACGACTAGTGACAACATCAAGTTCCCAAACGATCCTTTTGTTACTAGATACTTTTTCGACGGAGTCGAAAGGAATATTTCCAGTAACCTGGGTATCGCGGATGAGATCACGTTCACCACGCGGAGTCCTCTGGTTTTCAACGACGAAATACCATTGAAAGGCGTTGATTTTCTATCTCAACAGAGGAACATAAGCTCTGTACAGCCGCTGTTCAAAGTTCCTTTCGAAGCGGTGATTACGTTTACCCACGAAGAACCTGTACAAACGACCACGTTGAAGAGCGAAGGTGGCAAATACTTCACGATACCAACCAGAGATCCTCTTGATCAATTTCCACCGTATTTTGATACGAATTACACTGTGACCAACGAATCTGGACAAATCCACGTTGTATTCGATGATAGCATTGAAGTGAACGAAACAACGAACAGTTCTAAAAAGGAGGAGCGGAAGAAgcaagagaagaagaaggacgGCGCGAAGAAGGACAagtcgaagaaacaaaaatctgAAGGAAAGCGTCAGTCATCACCGATTAGTCAGTTGTTGAAGACGATAGTCGCGATCAGAAGAAATAATACTCCGTCGACGAATCTTACGCCGCCTCCGTTGAATCAACAGACGTCATCGACTACGCAGAAGGTTCCAGTGCGTCAAAGGGTTCCACAGTCTCAGAGAACTCAACTTTATCCTACTCAGAAGCCACCG TCTGCGCTCAAACAGAAAGGAAGACGTAATCAGACGTCTTTGGCGCAACAAGTTGAG gacgatgacgacgacagTGGAAGCAAAGAGGATAACGGCAGCAACGAGGACGATGATAACAAAGAGGACGATGGTGGGAAAGAAGGTaacaaaagtaaagaaaatagCGGCGAAGATAACGATGGCATCGAATccgacgaagaaaatgataacaaGAATGGCTCTAAAGAGAGTTCTAACCAAAGCGAGTCAGATGAAGACtatgacgacgacgaagaaggTGGTCCCATACAAACTATCATCGATTTACTTATGCTTGTCGCACCAGCTTTGGAAGATCTTAGCGAC CCTGACTCCGACGCTGATATTGCCGATTTGCTCGAAGTAGGAATTCCAATACTTCAAGACCTGTCGGAA GGAGATGGAGAAGCAGAAGGAAGCGATATCCCAGCACTGTTGCTTCCAATCTTGTTGCAACTTAGTCAA GGTAAGAATGGCGAAAGAGATTCGGCTGCGATTTTGACACCGGTTCTTCAATTAGTCGCACCGCTAATCGGGCCCATTATTGGTCCATTGGCTGTACCATTGAGTCGTCAAATCAGTAAC GCTCCAGGTCAAGGTGGATCGAGTTTTGGTGATCTGATTAAGGCTTCATTGGGTCCCTTGCTcgaa CCGGTCGGACCTGGGAAGATGACGGTGCTCTCAAACCTAATCGCCGGAGTTGTCTCTAGTCTTAGCAAA aattcaGGAGCTGGTGGTAAATCAGATTTAGCGAGTCTCGTGAAAGCGGTGGTCGCTGGATCGATAGCAGGCACCAGTGCAGGTTCCAGTGGTTCGATTGGTGCCAAGGACACTTATGGAGCTCCCACTAGCTATGGTGCTGACC